GTTCCAGCGCGATTCCCGTGCCGATGCCGCGCGATGCCCCCGTCACCAGCGCGCGCTTGCCGGCAAGCGCGCCGTGTTCGGGCCGGTCGGTGGATTGCGGTGCCGGGGTCAGTGCGGCCGCCGGCGCGGCGATGGCGGCCATGCCCGCCGACGCGCCGATCAGCATGCTCCGCCGGCCGATATCGATCTCGTTGATTGCCATCTCGTTCTCCATCGTTTCGCGTTCGGTCGAGGGGGTTTTTCGATGTCAGCTATCGCGGTTGCCGAAGCCGTTCAGCGACCAGCCCGGATATTCCGCCGGCAGGCGGCTGACGGCGTCGAGCCGGGCCAGATCGTCATCGTCCAGACCGATCCGGGTTGCGCGGATATTCTCGCGCAGCTGCTCGACCCGCCTGGCGCCGACGATGACGGTGGAGACGACCGGCTGCTTCAGCAGCCATGCGATCGCGATCTGCGCGGGTGCGCTGTCGTGCTTTTCCGCAATGGATCTGAGCACGTCGATCAGCGGCTCGCCCCGCACCCGGTCGATCGGCGGAAAGTCCAGCTCGGTCTGCCGCCCCCCATCGCCGGTGCCGCCGCCGGAATATTTGCCTGTAAGATATCCGCCGGCGAGCGGGCTCCACACCATGAGCCCCACGCCCTCCGACACGAGCATCGGCACGATCTCGCGTTCGAGATCGCGGCCGACCAGCGAGTAGTAGGCCTGGAGCGAGGTGATCGGCGCGCGCCGGCTGGCCTGCGCAAGGCCGATGGCCTTCATCACCTGCCATGCGGCCCAGTTGGACAGCCCGACATAGCGGACGTCGCCGGCCCGAACGAGGGTATCGAGCGTGTCCAGCGTCTCTTCGATCGGCGTCGCGGGATCGAAAGCGTGGATCTGGTAGAGGTCGATATGATCGACGCCCAGCCGCGCGAGGCTGGCGCGGCATTCGCTCAATAGGTGCCGTCGCGAGGCGCCACGCCCGTTGGGCCCGGGCCGCATGGAGGCGCCCGCCTTGGTGGCGATGATGATGTCGTCCCGGGCGACGCCGAGGTTGCGAAAGGATTGGCCGAGGATCTCCTCGCTGCGGCCATACGCATAGATGTTGGCCGTATCGAAGAGGTTGATGCCGGCATCGAGCGCCGCCTTGACGAGGGCGTCGGCATCCTCCTGCCCGAGCCTTCCCACCTGTCCCCAGATGCCCTCGCTTCCACCGAAGGTCATCGCACCGAAGCAAAGTTCGGAAACGAACAGGCCGCTATTCCCCAGCTTGCGCATACGCATCGTCAAACTCCTGCATGGGTGATCGGCGCCGATATCCCGGGCTACCGATCATGGTTTCCGGTCAGCCGGCGACGACCTGCCGCTCGCCGCTGCGCGCGGCATGCTCGACCGCGGCGACCAGCCGGCTGTTGTGAAGCGCGTGCGCGAAGCCGGGCGTATCATGGGTTCCGGCCGCCAGATCCCGCGCGAGCGCGGCATAGACTTCGCCGACATTGATCGCGGCGCCTGCCCAGAAATCGGCCGCAGTGGGCCCGGAACCGGTGGCGATCGGCGCCGCAGGCGCCTCGAACGGCACATTGGCGGACAAGGTCAGGTCGCCGACCTGCACGCCCGCGAGGTGATTGCCGGTGAGCTTCAGCCAGCCCTGCGAACCCCGGACTTCGAAGACGAAGCCTGCCGCATCCGCCGGCACCCCCGCCAGCACCTGGACCGAGACCGGGGCACCGCTTGCGGTCTTCGCGATCATATCGAGATGATCGGGCGTGTCGCGAACCGATGTCTCGCCGGTGTCGACGACCTCGATCTCCGGCCAGAGCAGTTCGGTACGCGCATCGACGTGCGTGATGTTGCCGAGCACCGCTTCGATAACGTCCAGCACATGGCCCGTCGTGATGGTCATGAAGGTGGCACCGGACGCCGCCTTGTTGAAATAGTCATAGGCTGCCGTCGTCTGCGGGCCGTAGCCGAAGGTCGTGGCGCCGACCCGCGCCGACATCAGGCGGCCGAGCCGGCCTGTCGCCACCAGCTCGGCGGCGCGGCGAACCGCGGGATTGTGCCGCCCCTGCAGCCCGATCGCGGTATGCAGGGAGGTGGCAGCCGCGGCCATTTCTTCGGTCTCGGCCAAGGTCGCTCCGAGCGGAGACTCGCTGTAGACCGCCTTGCCGGCCTTGAGCGCGGCCATCACCAGGTCGCGATGCGCCGGAACCTTAACGGCGACGGTGACGACATCGATGCCGTCATCGGCGATCATCGCATAGGGATCGGCGAACCACCGCCCCGCGCCGAAGGCCTCGGCCGCCGCCTTCGCGCTCTCTTCGCGTCGCGTCGCGACCGCTGCCAGGACAAGCGAGGGCTGCGCCGCAAGCGCCGGGACATGGGATGCGCCGGCCCAGCTCG
The window above is part of the Sphingomonas sanxanigenens DSM 19645 = NX02 genome. Proteins encoded here:
- a CDS encoding aldo/keto reductase yields the protein MRMRKLGNSGLFVSELCFGAMTFGGSEGIWGQVGRLGQEDADALVKAALDAGINLFDTANIYAYGRSEEILGQSFRNLGVARDDIIIATKAGASMRPGPNGRGASRRHLLSECRASLARLGVDHIDLYQIHAFDPATPIEETLDTLDTLVRAGDVRYVGLSNWAAWQVMKAIGLAQASRRAPITSLQAYYSLVGRDLEREIVPMLVSEGVGLMVWSPLAGGYLTGKYSGGGTGDGGRQTELDFPPIDRVRGEPLIDVLRSIAEKHDSAPAQIAIAWLLKQPVVSTVIVGARRVEQLRENIRATRIGLDDDDLARLDAVSRLPAEYPGWSLNGFGNRDS
- a CDS encoding Gfo/Idh/MocA family protein codes for the protein MSRTGYRVGIIGADTQASWAGASHVPALAAQPSLVLAAVATRREESAKAAAEAFGAGRWFADPYAMIADDGIDVVTVAVKVPAHRDLVMAALKAGKAVYSESPLGATLAETEEMAAAATSLHTAIGLQGRHNPAVRRAAELVATGRLGRLMSARVGATTFGYGPQTTAAYDYFNKAASGATFMTITTGHVLDVIEAVLGNITHVDARTELLWPEIEVVDTGETSVRDTPDHLDMIAKTASGAPVSVQVLAGVPADAAGFVFEVRGSQGWLKLTGNHLAGVQVGDLTLSANVPFEAPAAPIATGSGPTAADFWAGAAINVGEVYAALARDLAAGTHDTPGFAHALHNSRLVAAVEHAARSGERQVVAG